TACAAACAAGTATGTAGCTAAACCAAACTGTAGTGAACATCAAACTGGCTTGGCAATAGATGTAGCAAAAAACAGTAATAATATAGATTTTATTTGTCCTAACTTCCCTTATACTGGTTTTTGTCAGCAATTTAGAGTAGAGGCGGCTGAGTATGGATTTATAGAGCGATATCCCAGTAACAAAGAGCATATAACAGGTATTGCTGCTGAGCCTTGGCATTTTAGATATGTAGGTTTTCCGCACTCTAAAATTATGTACGAAAATGGTTTTACACTTGAAGAGTACTTAGACTTTATTATGCAGTATAACGTTAGGAATCCTTTTGTTTATACAAATAAACAAAATAAAATTGAAATAAGTTTTATTAAAATATATGACTCTGCAATGTTTCTTAATGTACTAGATAAACCTTTTCAAATCTCAGGAACCAACACAGATGGGATTATATATACACAATGGACTTAGAAAACAAATACAGTTACGGTGGCATAGACTGCTTTCGCTTAATAGCAGCCATACTAGTAATTGCCGTACACACATCTCCATTGTTAAACATTAGTGGTTATGCTAATTTATTATTAACAAGAATCATTGCCAGAGTTGCAGTACCATTCTTCTTTATGACTACAGGTTATTTTATGTATCAAAAAACCTCTGTTAAAGATTTTAATATCAAAAGACATTTAATAAAAATAGGCAAAGTATATGTATTAGCAATAATACTTTACCTGCCTATAAATGTTTATATGGGCTATTTTTATCATAATAATTTGTTACTAAAAATAGTAAAAGATATTCTTTTAAATGGCACATTATATCATTTGTGGTTTATGCCAGCTCTTATGACTGGTATCTGTATAGTGCATTATCTACTTAAAAAATATAGTTATTATAAAACATTCATAGTAGTTACAATCTTATATTTTTTTGCTTTGCTTGGAGATAGCTACTCTATACTAATGCAAAATTCATACTTTTTACATGCAATATTTACTAGGGTATTTATAGTATTTAATTATACACGTAATGGTATTTTATTTGCTCCACTTTTTATTTTTATGGGCGTAACTTTAAGTAAAAAAAATAAACATGTTAAAAAAACATGTAAGTTGGGTTTAACATTATCCTTTAAACTCTATAGTTGAGGGCTAATTCTGCACAATTAACTCTACCATTACATGATAGTATGTTTTGCTTTAATACAACAATTCTTTTTGTACCAGCTTATTTTAACAGTACACATCACAATACCAAAAATATTAAGAAGAATGTCCCTAATTATTTACCTAATACATCCTCTAGTTATTGTATTAATAAGGGCTTTTGCAAAAATAATTAACAATGAATATTTAGTTGATAATAACTTAGTTTTTTTTGTTTTAGTAACAATTTTATCTATTTTTATCTCTTATATTTTTTGCAAAATTACAGAAGATAAACAACCTCAAAACCTAAAAAGCAGGGCTTGGGCTGAAATAAACCTTAAAAATCTACAGCATAATTATCAAGAAATAAAAAATATCTTACCCAACTCATGTGAATTCATGGCTGTGGTAAAAGCCAATGCTTATGGACATGGGTCAATAAAGGTTGCCAAAACACTACAAAAATTAGGATGTAACAGCTATGCTGTAGCCTCTATTAATGAAGCAATAGAGCTACGAAAAGCGCGTATTAAGGGAGACATATTAATACTCGGCTATACTAGTATTAATGACTTATATAAGCTTAATAAATATAACTTAATTCAAACAGCTGTAGATTATAATTACGCTAAGCAACTTAACAGTTTTAACAATAACATTAGAACTCATCTTAAACTAGATACTGGCATGCATAGATTAGGAGAAGATTATAAACACATAAAAACTATTGAAAATATGCTTAAATTGCCGAATATAATAGTAGAAGGAATTTACACCCACTTATGCGTGGCAGACAGTTTGTCTGTTTATAATATCAAGTACAGTGAATTCCAAATAGAAAATTTTTATCAGGTACTTCAAAAACTAAAATCACTTGGCTTAAAAATTCCTAAACACCATATTCAAAGTAGTTATGGGGTTGTTAACTATCCTGAACTAAAATGTGATTACGCTAGAGTAGGTATTTTTTTATATGGTAGTAAAAGCCAAGTAAAAGATGAAGTTAAAATAGAGTTAAATCTAAAACCATTATTATCAGTTAAAGCCCGTATTTCTGCAATAAAAAAAATACCAGCTCATCAACCTATAGGTTATGGCAGAAAACATATACCTATAAAGGATAGCACAATAGCCACCTTAACTATAGGATATGCTGATGGCATACCACGCAATCTTAACAATGCCTACGTGCTTGTTAAAGATCAAAAAGCCCCAATTATTGGGCTAATTTGCATGGATCAAATGACTGTTGATATATCAAATATAAATAATGTAAACCAAGGAGACATAGTTACTATACTGGGGGTAGATATAAATAAGGAAATAAGCGCTTTACAATTAGCTACTAGCGCAAATATTATAACAAATGAATTATATAGCAGACTAGGGGAACGTTTAAACAGGATTTACGTCTAACTAATAGCTTTTGTAAGAAAATTGTATGATTTGTTTTTGAATTTCTTAAAACTTAATTAACTAAATAATAATAACTAACTGAATCATTTGTAGTAAAATATAAATATAGACAGCAACCAAAATAACAAAAAGACAACAAGGAAAGAGGGCGTTTATTATTAGCAAGAAGCTGAAAGTTTTATTTGCATTTATCTTAACCTTAACCCTAACCCTTATCTACAAAACTGCAAGAAGTTAACAATAAATTATATTATTTGTTTTTTTAAGGTAAGATATTTTCTTACACAATAATTCTTATAATACGATTGTTCTATATATACAACAGCACCCAATAAAACAGCAGCAGAAAAGATCGCTTAATACTCAAGCGATCTTTTCGTATTTTACAGTAAGAATGTAACAAACATTAAGCAATATTATTGTGATAAGCTAGTGCTTTTTTCACTAATTTGCTGTTTTAGATACCTATTTACACCCCATACCCCTAATAAAATCATGGCTCCACCAATAAAGTGATACCATTCAAAGGCTTCGTGTCTAAAGGTAACCCCTGCAATAATTGAAACTACAGTAACCAAGTTAGAAAACACGGCAGTTTGAGTTGCAGTTATTTTAGATAACGTAAAATTCATTAACGCAAAGGCAATGACAGAAGAGAATACAGCCAAATACAATAAAGGTATTAAGATACTCATATCTTTTAAAGGAGCAAAATAGTTAGTATATGCCCCCACATGTTTATATCTTAAAAAGCCAATAATACTAAAATTAACAGCTGCAACAGCAACTATTACATAGGTTAGTTCAAAGGGTGTAAACTGGGTAGATAACTTACGAGAGTATACTGTATAACCTGCAGCAGCTATTACAGCGCCCATAGCTACCACATAACCCCATATATTACCGTCACCGCTAAATCCACTTTGCATCATAACAATAAAAATAACCCCAGCCACCGATAAAATAATAAAAAATAATTGTTTGGGAGTAACATACTCTTTTAAAAATATCGCACTAAAAATAGTAACGAAAATTGGAATAACAGCTATCATCATTCCTACCTGAGATGAGGATATCATTTTTATACTAAACGTTTCACAAATCATATAAAGAAAAGGCTCTAAAATACCTAAATATATTGCTAACCTAATGTTTTTTCCTTTAAAATTAACCTTAACAATTCTTGTTAAAATTAATACCGTTAAAGCTAATGTTGCTAACATATACCTTAAACCCAAAAAATGAAACGGATCAATGTGATCTAAGGCATTTTTTGTAGCTAAAAATGAAAAACCAAAAATTGTAGCATAAGCTACTCCAGCTACATACGGCAAAATGTTCACTCTATTCCTCATAACCCTGTCCCCTATTCTTTATCTTTAATTGTATCTCTTTAAACTACTGCTTGAATTATAATCTATATCTTAATTATAAATAGTAGTTTTTGAAGATTACCTTGCAGATGAATTCTATTTATATACGATAAGAGACTGCTCTCTCTACTCATCCTCACGCTAATATACTATACCTGTTAATACTTATGTAAAGCAATAGTTTTTAAATATATTTTTATAAACTAAATAATTACCTGATACTACTTACCATTTTTATTAAATAAAATACCTTTTACATTTTTATTAGGCTCTACAGATATTAAATGAATTAGTAATTCTTCATTAGCTGATATAATTGCAACAAAGCAAATCACGTCCTATTAACTTAATATCGTATGCAAAAAAATAAAAGATCTATACTTAAAATAAGAACCAGCTAAAGCAGTTAAACGAATAAGCAAAGTAATGAAAATACATGTTATAAGTGTGCTTTATAAAGATATTTAACATATATTGTAATAATATTTCAATTGACATACCTTACTAATGGAGATATAATCTATAAAAATTCATATACACAAGCAATGATAGAGAATAGTAAATAACGTAATGTTGTACAGAGAGTAAGAAAATGCTGAAATTCTTACCAACTAGCCTATTGAACCTACTCTTACGCTATATAACATAACTAAGTGAGCCTTTAATGGCTAATTAGGGTGGTACCGCGGGTTAACTCTCGTCCCTTGTTGTGGGATGTGAGTTTTTTGTTTTTAAACAACTTTAATTAAATAATAAAAGATAAGGATGAACATAATGAACAAATCAATAGGTTTTATAGGAGCTGGTAATATGGCAAAAGCCATAATAAAAGGCTTAAGCCAAAATGACATGCAAAATAGTGAGTTATATGTTTACGATACCGATGGTAAAAAAACTGCTGATTTAATCAATGAATTTTCAGTAAATCAATTACCCTGTAATACAGAAATAGCTAAACAATGCGATATTATTGTTTTAGCTGTAAAACCTAATATTTATAACACTGTATTAACTGAAATTAAAAGCTATTTAAACAAAGAACAAATAATAGTCTCACTTGGTGCTGGCATAACCATTAACCAGATTGAAAACTATAGTGATATTGCGCTTAAAATTTTAAGAGTAATGCCTAATATGCCTGTATCTGTTGGTCAAGGTATGATAGCAGTTACAACTAATGAAAACGTTACTGAAGAAGAGAAAATAGCTGTTTTAAACATATTTTGTAGCTTAGGAGAGGTAGACATTATAGATGAAAGCCTAATGAACATGATACCTGCAGTTAGCAGTAGTAGCCCCGCCTTTGTTTATATGTTTATAGAGGCCTTAGCAGACGGAGCAGTACTACAAGGCATGGGCAGAAAAAAGGCCTATAAATATGCTGCTCAAGCCGTACTAGGTGCCGCCCAAATGGTTTTAGAGGCGCATAAACACCCAGGAGAATTAAAGGATATGGTCTGCTCTCCTGCTGGCACTACAATAGAGGCTGTATATTCACTAGAAAAAAGCGGCTTTAGAGGCTCCATAATTGAGGCAATGAATATTTGCACTAAAAAAACTCAAAAAATGGCCTGTGATTAAAATATATTCTGTTAACCTAAAAATGAGCTATCATTTTTAAGATAGCTCATTTTTACCACATATTTTAAAAAAGATTCATTGTTATTGAATGATATATATAAAGTTGATATAGTTAATTCTTACTCACTATCAGATTTTTGATTAGCCTTAAGTACTGTATAAATGAATTGATTTAACAACAAAAGTCAAATGTCTGTATATTCTTATATATTTTTTTTAATAATACTTAATTAATCATATACTAAACTGAACAATGACTAAATATTGCTATAAAGACTTTAACTTCATAATCCCTTAATCAATACGAGTAAGAGCATGAAGAGTTTTGAGATTGTTTATTGCCAAGGTACTAAAATATTAAGCAGGCAAAGGTAATAAAATTGGTATGCGTTTGCTTGAAAAAACTAGCACAACACATAGAGTGGTCAATCTCAGACCCCACTAAGGCACTAACCGTTGTTGATCTCTAGGAAATAAGGTGGCCTGTTTAATATTTTCAATACCTAATAACTGAGCTGTTAAGCGCTCTAAGCCGATAGCAAATCCACCATGAGGTGGCATTCCTAAGTTAAACATTGTTAAATAATGTTCTATTTCAGTTGCATTTAGTCCTGCTTTAGTTGCACTTTTTAATAACTGCTCATAGTTATGAATTCTTAAACCCCCAGTGGTTATCTCTACCCCATTATAAATTAAGTCGAAGCTTTGGGTTAGTGTATTATTTGCATTATGGGGCATTGTATAAAATGGTCGTGCCTCTGTGGGGTACTCTGTTAAAAATATGGCATTGCTATTGTATTTTTCTTTAACATAGTTACAGATTAATTTTTCACCTTTGGGGTCTATATCTATGGCCATAATTTCATAATTATATTCTTTTTTCAGTATTTTTCTTGCTTCACTTAGCGTTAAATTTGGTATTTCACCTAACCTTAGGGGGTAAACACTTAATAACTTTAACTCATATTCTCGTTCTTTATTTAGTTTGTTTACAATGTAATTTAATAACTCTTGTTCTAAACTCATTAACTGCTTAATACTTGTTATAAAGCCTATTTCAAGGTCTAGGCTAGTATATTCATTAATATGTCGTGAGGTATTATGCGACTCTGCTCTAAACACAGGTCCTACTTCAAAAACTCTTTCTAAACCTGAACCTACCATCATTTGTTTATAAAACTGAGGGCTTTGTGCTAAACAAGCAGTTTTACCAAAATAGTTCATACTAAAAACAGATGCCCCAGTTTCTGTAGCACCAGCAACAAGCTTAGGCGACTTAATACTTGTGAAACCCTTACTTATTAAATACTCGCTAAAGCCAGCTGTAATAGTACTTTGCACCTTAAAAATAGCTGCTATATGCTCATTTCGTAAACTGAATGCTCTATAGTTTAAAATTTTAGCTAGATTAGCCTGTATATCAGCACAGTTTACTTCAAATGGTAGCTCACTGCTTGCTAAAGACAAGATATTTAACTGCTCTACATGAATTTCAAGGTCATACTTACCTTCTACTACTTGACCCAATACCTCTATTGAGCTCTCTTGTGTTAGACTTTTAGGTAGATTATTGCTAACTACCAACTGCACAGTTCCACTATAGTCACTTAGCACAATAAACATAAGCTTACTACCTACTTTGCGTATACGCTTTACAAAACCCATAAGCTTTACAGTTTTACCAATACAACATTCTAAGTTCTTAATTTCTTTTCGTAATAACAAAAAAGACACCTCCAAAATATATTACATCTCCCTCCTAAGGACGAAGAGATGCATTTCGCGGTGCCACCCTAGTTTTCGTTAAAATTCCTAAAAAAGATCGCTCTCTTTGTCACTAAAATTTTATCAATTTCCTGCGTATAGTTATACTGCATAAAGCTGCTAAAATTTTAGCGCCTAAACAGCAAACATTATCAGCAATTTAACTGATATATTTTAGGTAAGGAATTATTACACGACTCACTAATCTTATAACGTAGATTAACCCGATTTGTTTTTAACAAACAGCTCCACAATTGTCCCTTATTGTTTTAGAATACCAGTTTTCAGCATATTCTGGCTCTCTGTTAAACAAAACAATAATTTTTTTGTATCATTGCTTTTATAAATATAATTATTTTAAATTATGATAAAAGCTTTGTCAATAGCTGTTAATAGTTTAGTATTTTTGCTATACGTTAATTACTTTTAATCAAACTACTATATATAATTAACTGTCATTAACAACTAGCCTATATAATATATGTTACAATAAAAATTAATTTTACATCATTTAACTTTCTTTCTCTTCTTCCGCGATGACCTCATCAACAATTTCCTCTAACATTTCTTGCACTTCTTCTACATCAGAAATTAACACAACTCCACTAACAGGCTGACCACTTATTGCTTTTTTAATTTTATCAAAAATTTTCATAGTATCCCCCTATTGTAAACTAAATGTAGGTGAGTTTTGCTTCTTCTTTTTGTCTTTAACTGGTACATACTGAGGTAAATTTCCAGATTTTAACCAATTCTCTACTACACAATAGCTAAAAACTAAGTAAACCATTTGGTTAAAGCTAAATTCACTAATTTCAACTTGGCTATCTTTACGATTTTTATAAAGTTTGTTTGAAATGCTGGCTAGTTTAGGATAAATACTGTAAAATAGCTCTGCAAATTTCTTTAATTCAGACTTAATTTTATTCACATGATATTTATTAACCTCAGGTAATGAAACATGGGTTGTAGTCATTCCTGCATTACCTTTTTTATTTTTATACATTTTTAGTTTAGCTAATAAAACTAAACCATTGCCAATAGGAATAAATTCATAGTTATCATCTAAAGAGCGCATGCTTTTAACTACGTTTATATTATTTAGTATATCATAAACAATATCTGGATGACATAGTAACTCACTCTGCCAATACACAACCGAGCTATTGCCAAATAACGGGTATATTTCATTATAAAATATATGGTTTAGGTCCATATCTGGCAATAATATAGCTACGCTATTATTAGCCTCATTGCCTAGCTTTAGGTTCATATTAAACCACATAATTCCTAATACCAACTGAGTTATTGTTGCATGACCTATGTGTTGCCAATCAGCTTCAAGCTTTTTAGCCATACTGGCTACTATTTTGCTGCCTGAAAAATCTATATCTTTTAACTCTTGTTTTATATTAAGCTCAATTTCCTTACTTAAATTACAGCTTAACATAGCAATTTTTGAATAATAGCCGTTATTCTTTTTTACAACTATATTATGCTTAATAAGCTTTTGTAAAATCTCATTATCTACTGGTTGACCAGACTGTAAATTACACAACTCTATTGCTACCTGGTGGTCAATTACACTAGGCAAAAAGCCATTAAACTGGGTAATAGCTCTTTGAGCGTTAAGACTTCTATAAAATAATCTCATATTCTGCATTAGCTTAACCTCCCAACTGTTTGTAAATTGGTTAGTGGAACTACATAAATTTCTCCATTCACCTCAACCTCAGCAACTAATACCTTTATTAAAGAAGGCAGTAATACAGGTTTAGCTAAGATAGACTTAACTACACCCTTTTTACCGTGTAGTTTACCTGTTCTTTTAATCTCTACAAAGCTACCTTCTGTAACAGGACCCTCAAACTCATCTACATTATAGCTAAATTCTTTTTTTATTGGTAGAATTAATTCAGGTCTTAAAGCACCTGCTCTTATATGAGTAGTACCAATCATTGATACCCATTCATTATTATAGTTACTAATAAAATCTACTATGTCTTTTTCGATAGACTGATTAACAAATCCATTTACTAATAACAATGCTGTGGTAATGTTTTCTCCCCCAGTTATTCCAGGAACAAAGTCTATTCCAGCATATTTTTTCACCTGTAAAAATGGCATATATGATGTAATAACTGCCTGTACTCCAATTGAGTTAGCTTGTTGTAAAGCCTGCAATTCTATACCATCTGGAGCAAAAATAATTTTGTCTGTATCAGTAGCTAAAATGTGTTGGGACTTTAATACTCCTTTTACAACTCTTAAATGACCTTGCCTTTCGCCACCTAAACCATATACTCCCTGTAACTGATAAACCTCTCCTGCAACCTTAATAGAATCTCTTCCTAGAATATTAGTTATTTTTCCGGGTATATAGGCCCTAAGTTGGCTATTAATTTTGTAAGCAGAAATAACAATTTTATTATTATCAGTTGACATAACTTGTCCGTAAACATTACATATTACAGTTTTTTTAAGAGAAATCTGGGCTAAAAGTTGATTAGGGCTTACCTTTTTGCCAGGCCTTACTATAATTTTTCGCTGAAGTATATCTTTTTTTACATCAGGAAAAAGCTCATTTAAATCGAACACAACATCGTCTTTAATATTATTATCTAGCGGAATATAATCTCTTATATACATTTGACCCATATGCCTTGA
This Clostridium sp. 'deep sea' DNA region includes the following protein-coding sequences:
- a CDS encoding D-alanyl-D-alanine carboxypeptidase family protein: MKTIQLTQKNIFLGNLILVNANNPINDQYYSIVHDLMPLHSIIENISLTTQASQQLLKLLHACNGVNKIIPISGYRSLYEQIKILNDCLSENGAEFTNKYVAKPNCSEHQTGLAIDVAKNSNNIDFICPNFPYTGFCQQFRVEAAEYGFIERYPSNKEHITGIAAEPWHFRYVGFPHSKIMYENGFTLEEYLDFIMQYNVRNPFVYTNKQNKIEISFIKIYDSAMFLNVLDKPFQISGTNTDGIIYTQWT
- a CDS encoding acyltransferase, translated to MDLENKYSYGGIDCFRLIAAILVIAVHTSPLLNISGYANLLLTRIIARVAVPFFFMTTGYFMYQKTSVKDFNIKRHLIKIGKVYVLAIILYLPINVYMGYFYHNNLLLKIVKDILLNGTLYHLWFMPALMTGICIVHYLLKKYSYYKTFIVVTILYFFALLGDSYSILMQNSYFLHAIFTRVFIVFNYTRNGILFAPLFIFMGVTLSKKNKHVKKTCKLGLTLSFKLYS
- the vanT gene encoding serine racemase VanT catalytic subunit, which gives rise to MIVCFALIQQFFLYQLILTVHITIPKILRRMSLIIYLIHPLVIVLIRAFAKIINNEYLVDNNLVFFVLVTILSIFISYIFCKITEDKQPQNLKSRAWAEINLKNLQHNYQEIKNILPNSCEFMAVVKANAYGHGSIKVAKTLQKLGCNSYAVASINEAIELRKARIKGDILILGYTSINDLYKLNKYNLIQTAVDYNYAKQLNSFNNNIRTHLKLDTGMHRLGEDYKHIKTIENMLKLPNIIVEGIYTHLCVADSLSVYNIKYSEFQIENFYQVLQKLKSLGLKIPKHHIQSSYGVVNYPELKCDYARVGIFLYGSKSQVKDEVKIELNLKPLLSVKARISAIKKIPAHQPIGYGRKHIPIKDSTIATLTIGYADGIPRNLNNAYVLVKDQKAPIIGLICMDQMTVDISNINNVNQGDIVTILGVDINKEISALQLATSANIITNELYSRLGERLNRIYV
- a CDS encoding DMT family transporter, with protein sequence MRNRVNILPYVAGVAYATIFGFSFLATKNALDHIDPFHFLGLRYMLATLALTVLILTRIVKVNFKGKNIRLAIYLGILEPFLYMICETFSIKMISSSQVGMMIAVIPIFVTIFSAIFLKEYVTPKQLFFIILSVAGVIFIVMMQSGFSGDGNIWGYVVAMGAVIAAAGYTVYSRKLSTQFTPFELTYVIVAVAAVNFSIIGFLRYKHVGAYTNYFAPLKDMSILIPLLYLAVFSSVIAFALMNFTLSKITATQTAVFSNLVTVVSIIAGVTFRHEAFEWYHFIGGAMILLGVWGVNRYLKQQISEKSTSLSQ
- the proC gene encoding pyrroline-5-carboxylate reductase; the protein is MNKSIGFIGAGNMAKAIIKGLSQNDMQNSELYVYDTDGKKTADLINEFSVNQLPCNTEIAKQCDIIVLAVKPNIYNTVLTEIKSYLNKEQIIVSLGAGITINQIENYSDIALKILRVMPNMPVSVGQGMIAVTTNENVTEEEKIAVLNIFCSLGEVDIIDESLMNMIPAVSSSSPAFVYMFIEALADGAVLQGMGRKKAYKYAAQAVLGAAQMVLEAHKHPGELKDMVCSPAGTTIEAVYSLEKSGFRGSIIEAMNICTKKTQKMACD
- the aspS gene encoding aspartate--tRNA(Asn) ligase, translated to MLLRKEIKNLECCIGKTVKLMGFVKRIRKVGSKLMFIVLSDYSGTVQLVVSNNLPKSLTQESSIEVLGQVVEGKYDLEIHVEQLNILSLASSELPFEVNCADIQANLAKILNYRAFSLRNEHIAAIFKVQSTITAGFSEYLISKGFTSIKSPKLVAGATETGASVFSMNYFGKTACLAQSPQFYKQMMVGSGLERVFEVGPVFRAESHNTSRHINEYTSLDLEIGFITSIKQLMSLEQELLNYIVNKLNKEREYELKLLSVYPLRLGEIPNLTLSEARKILKKEYNYEIMAIDIDPKGEKLICNYVKEKYNSNAIFLTEYPTEARPFYTMPHNANNTLTQSFDLIYNGVEITTGGLRIHNYEQLLKSATKAGLNATEIEHYLTMFNLGMPPHGGFAIGLERLTAQLLGIENIKQATLFPRDQQRLVP